Proteins found in one Arachis stenosperma cultivar V10309 chromosome 8, arast.V10309.gnm1.PFL2, whole genome shotgun sequence genomic segment:
- the LOC130945550 gene encoding uncharacterized protein LOC130945550, whose protein sequence is MTWSIELSQYDIRYEPRQAIKAQAMADFLVEVTGDPTEETSARWKLHVDGASHQNSGGAGIILESPVGVVYEQSIRFEFPVSNNQAEYKALIGGLTLAAEVGATRLEICSDSQVVTSQAEPLASISSSNCRKFMWRQVITRFGIPEIVISDNGTQFTDKKFTEFLTGLGIRQKFSLAEHPQTNGQMESANKIILLGLKKRLDNKKGAWADELASVLWSYRTTEQSSTKETPYRLTYGLDAVIPVEVGEPSPRLLLKGVGEAVEKNLIDEAREMAHLTEIALKQRVALRYNAKVLKREFEPNDLVLRRNDIGLSTPGEGKLATNWEGPYRVKEVMGKGAFKLERLDGKEIPRTWNASNLRRFYS, encoded by the exons atgacttggtccatcgaaCTTTCCCAATATGACATACGGTACGAGCCCCGGCAAGCAATCAAGGCGCAAGCAATGGCAGATTTTCTAGTAGAAGTAACGGGAGATCCAACTGAAGAAACGAGCgcacggtggaagctccacgTAGACGGAGCCTCCCACCAGAACTCTGGGGGCGCCGGGATCATCCTGGAAAGCCCGGTTGGAGTCGTATACGAGCAGTCAATCAGGTTCGAATTTCCCGTCtcgaacaaccaggcagaatacaaAGCCCTCATAGGGGGCTTAACCCTAGCAGCGGAAGTCGGAGCAACAAGGCTGGAAATATGCAGCGATTCGCAGGTCGTCACCTCCCAG GCCGAGCCGCTGGCCAGCATATCCTCGTCCAATTGCAGaaaattcatgtggaggcaggtaATAACGCGATTCGGGATCCCGGAGATCGTTATCTCAGACAACGGCACACAGTTTACCGACAAGAAGTTCACGGAGTTCCTCACAGGCCTGGGTATAAGACAGAAGTTCTCCTTGGCAGAACACCCCCAAACGAACGGACAGATGGAGTCCGCGAACAAGATTATCCTGTTAGGGCTAAAGAAGCGACTGGATAATAAAAAAGGCGCTTGGGCAGACGAGCTCGCCTCGGTCCTCTGGTCTTACCGAACAACCGAGCAGTCCTCCACCAAGGAGACCCCCTATCGACTAACATACGGGTTAGACGCAGTAATACCCGTAGAGGTCGGGGAACCGAGCCCGCGACTACTCTTGAAAGGAGTAGGGGAAGCCGTGGAGAAGAACCTGATAGACGAAGCCAGAGAAATGGCCCATCTGACGGAAATAGCGCTGAAACAAAGAGTGGCACTACGCTACAACGCCAAAGTCCTCAAAAGGGAGTTTGAACCAAATGATCTCGTCCTAAGGCGCAACGACATCGGCTTGTCGACCCCAGGAGAAGGCAAACTGGCAACAAACTGGGAAGGCCCCTATAGAGTCAAAGAAGTGATGGGTAAAGGTGCTTTCAAGCTGGAAAGGCTCGATGGCAAAGAAATTCCAAGAACGTGGAATGCGAGCAACCTGAGAAGGTTTTACTCCTAG